The Solanum pennellii chromosome 11, SPENNV200 genome contains a region encoding:
- the LOC107004275 gene encoding protein SRC2-like, translated as MECRKFDITLISASDLEDVRKLFKMKVHARVSIGSNPNTEKRTPTDKHGEINPAWNFSIKYTISEWMIKYQNDMLVIKLYCKRKLGDRYIGEVHMSMKELYEYSYANGGSAIMTCPVHKGSAQSQGVLRFSYRFSERVMIDKLVLAESIAGWSMCNYLE; from the coding sequence atggagtgTAGAAAATTTGATATAACTCTAATATCAGCAAGTGATCTTGAAGATGTTCGTAAGCTATTCAAGATGAAAGTTCATGCTAGGGTTTCAATAGGTAGCAACCCTAACACCGAAAAACGGACCCCAACGGACAAGCATGGGGAGATAAATCCAGCATGGAACTTCAGTATCAAGTATACAATCTCAGAATGGATGATCAAGTATCAAAATGACATGTTAGTGATTAAGTTATACTGCAAGAGGAAACTCGGGGATCGATATATAGGTGAAGTTCATATGTCTATGAAGGAGTTATACGAGTATTCATATGCTAATGGAGGTAGTGCTATCATGACTTGTCCTGTACATAAAGGTTCTGCTCAATCTCAAGGTGTTTTGAGGTTTTCATATAGGTTTAGTGAAAGAGTTATGATTGATAAGTTAGTTCTGGCTGAGAGCATTGCTGGTTGGAGTATGTGTAATTATTTGGAGTGA